One Kitasatospora sp. NBC_01266 genomic window carries:
- a CDS encoding NB-ARC domain-containing protein, whose product MAEETYNRVDGHAQVGAVFQARRIGEVHHHVHAAPAPVLPVPFQLPPAPAYFADRTAEQERILRAAESHRGPDGPLVVALTGIGGIGKTALGFQVARRLSERFPDGVLYVDLDDLRREGVVEVADAVAQLLTDLGVDPGWLERSFAGRSKQYWTRTRDKRLLVVIDNARYGAEVAALLPSSAASLAIVTSQGPLYDLDGVAAVEVPMSPLAPQDATRLLRHIVDDPRLAAEPDALLELVRGCGGLPAALQVAGQWVRRYRRRSLTRLVAELTAELHGKGIPMVEAVWDAAYASLGPEAALLYRLLPQFPAPVVSAPAAAALLGGSLLPAEDALEELEAAGLLENRPEGYRMHELLRGHAVRRSREADADGARTAEARGRLIRWYRRQAARADLLAAGARLTLAAVEPPVAGVADVEFTAKPEALRWLEGQRLALYGCVRLAFDAGRHDDAWALCEPLWTHFLDHQHYADVTDAFTTGVAAAERAEHLAAVVRLRCQLARPLWEQARYPEAAEQLRQALNTASALGDSTQERKLKASAVEFRGILKSVQGDWAGAAADFEASRQEHEAIGNAYGVLLQTYLLGRAALATGEFDRAVELLGGAHRMAQEQERERMTARTGFELGRVLRRVGRLEEAVVLSRSALANARQRGSTTDEVRVLTELADLAEQAGRGAEAEEHRTAARLLAERSGALPGSSTDQIS is encoded by the coding sequence GTGGCTGAGGAGACGTACAACAGGGTGGACGGGCACGCGCAGGTGGGGGCGGTCTTCCAGGCCCGGCGGATCGGCGAGGTCCATCACCATGTGCACGCGGCGCCCGCCCCCGTCCTTCCGGTTCCTTTCCAACTTCCGCCCGCTCCAGCGTACTTCGCGGATCGAACGGCTGAGCAGGAGCGGATCCTGCGGGCCGCCGAGAGCCATCGCGGTCCGGACGGGCCGCTGGTGGTCGCGTTGACCGGGATCGGCGGGATCGGAAAGACCGCGCTCGGGTTCCAGGTCGCCCGGCGCCTCAGCGAGAGGTTCCCGGACGGGGTGCTGTACGTCGACCTCGACGACCTGCGCCGCGAGGGTGTGGTGGAGGTCGCTGACGCGGTCGCCCAACTGCTGACCGACCTGGGGGTCGATCCGGGCTGGCTGGAGCGCTCCTTCGCGGGCCGCTCGAAGCAGTACTGGACCCGCACCCGGGACAAGCGGCTGCTCGTGGTGATCGACAACGCCCGCTACGGTGCCGAGGTCGCGGCGCTCCTTCCCTCCTCGGCGGCGAGTCTGGCGATCGTGACCAGCCAGGGGCCGCTCTACGACCTCGACGGCGTTGCCGCGGTCGAGGTGCCGATGAGCCCGCTGGCGCCGCAGGACGCCACCCGGCTGCTGCGGCACATCGTCGACGATCCGCGGCTGGCGGCCGAGCCGGATGCCCTGCTGGAGCTGGTCCGAGGGTGCGGCGGGCTGCCCGCGGCGCTCCAGGTGGCCGGCCAGTGGGTCCGCAGGTACCGCCGCCGCAGCCTGACCCGGCTGGTCGCCGAGCTCACCGCGGAGCTGCACGGGAAGGGGATCCCGATGGTCGAGGCCGTGTGGGATGCCGCGTACGCCTCGCTGGGCCCCGAGGCCGCGCTGCTGTACCGCCTGTTGCCGCAGTTCCCCGCACCGGTCGTCTCGGCCCCCGCCGCCGCCGCGCTGCTGGGCGGCTCGCTGCTGCCGGCCGAGGACGCGCTGGAGGAGCTGGAGGCGGCGGGTCTGCTGGAGAACCGGCCCGAGGGCTACCGGATGCACGAGCTGCTGCGCGGGCACGCCGTCCGCCGCTCCCGCGAGGCGGACGCCGACGGGGCGCGGACGGCCGAGGCACGGGGCCGGCTGATCCGCTGGTACCGCCGCCAGGCCGCGCGGGCCGACCTGCTGGCGGCCGGCGCGCGGCTGACCCTGGCGGCGGTCGAACCGCCCGTCGCGGGCGTGGCCGACGTGGAATTCACCGCCAAGCCGGAGGCGCTGCGCTGGCTGGAGGGCCAGCGGCTCGCCCTCTACGGCTGTGTCCGACTCGCCTTCGACGCCGGGCGCCACGACGATGCCTGGGCACTGTGCGAGCCGCTGTGGACTCACTTCCTCGACCACCAGCACTACGCCGACGTCACGGATGCCTTCACCACCGGTGTGGCCGCCGCCGAGCGGGCCGAGCACCTGGCGGCGGTGGTGCGGCTGCGCTGCCAGCTGGCCAGGCCGCTGTGGGAGCAGGCCCGCTACCCGGAGGCGGCCGAGCAGTTGCGCCAGGCGCTGAACACCGCTTCTGCCCTCGGCGACTCCACGCAGGAGCGCAAGCTGAAGGCGTCGGCGGTGGAGTTCCGCGGCATCCTGAAGTCCGTCCAGGGCGACTGGGCCGGCGCGGCAGCGGACTTCGAGGCCTCCCGGCAGGAGCACGAGGCGATCGGGAACGCGTACGGCGTGCTGCTCCAGACCTATCTGCTCGGCCGTGCCGCGCTCGCCACGGGCGAGTTCGACCGCGCGGTCGAACTCCTGGGCGGGGCCCACCGGATGGCACAGGAACAGGAGCGGGAGCGGATGACCGCGCGGACCGGGTTCGAACTCGGCCGTGTCCTGCGGCGGGTCGGACGCCTGGAGGAGGCGGTCGTGCTCTCCCGCTCGGCCCTGGCGAACGCGCGGCAACGGGGGTCGACCACCGACGAGGTACGCGTTCTGACGGAGCTGGCCGACCTCGCCGAGCAGGCGGGCCGCGGCGCCGAGGCCGAGGAGCACCGGACAGCGGCGCGGCTGCTGGCCGAACGCTCCGGCGCGTTGCCCGGCAGCAGCACCGATCAGATTTCGTAG
- a CDS encoding MerR family transcriptional regulator codes for MVTLLLSQQDCPTRSPTVLRLTVDELAARAGVTVRTLRFYSSRGLLPPPQLGPRRVGLYGAEHLDRLELIEELQRLGLTLAAIDRYLDQLPSDISALDLAIHRALIAVWAPETAEQATAEQLSRRVGRTLSEADLDQLVAMGALQRTEQDGELLVDPGLLPLGARVLDLPIPLETIVATRAVVRLHSQATARELHRLFRETVWKPFRESGADEAEVDRMREQAGQIEPLLTQALVTAFHRSLAEQLAAGGQPEGG; via the coding sequence ATGGTCACACTGCTACTGTCACAGCAGGACTGTCCCACCAGGAGCCCCACCGTGCTGCGTCTGACCGTCGACGAACTCGCCGCCCGCGCCGGGGTGACCGTGCGGACCCTGCGCTTCTACAGCAGTCGCGGCCTGCTGCCGCCGCCGCAGCTGGGACCGCGCCGGGTCGGCCTGTACGGGGCCGAGCACCTGGACCGCCTGGAGCTGATCGAGGAGTTGCAGCGCCTCGGGCTCACCCTCGCCGCGATCGACCGCTACCTGGACCAACTCCCGTCCGACATCAGCGCCCTGGACCTGGCCATCCACCGGGCGCTGATCGCCGTCTGGGCCCCCGAGACCGCCGAGCAGGCCACCGCCGAGCAGCTCTCCCGCCGGGTCGGCCGCACCCTCTCCGAAGCCGACCTGGACCAACTGGTCGCCATGGGCGCACTCCAACGCACCGAGCAGGACGGGGAGCTCCTGGTCGACCCGGGCCTGCTTCCGCTGGGCGCCCGGGTGTTGGACCTGCCGATCCCGCTGGAGACCATCGTCGCCACCCGCGCCGTGGTCCGCCTGCACAGCCAGGCCACCGCCCGCGAACTGCACCGCCTCTTCCGCGAGACCGTCTGGAAGCCCTTCCGCGAGAGCGGCGCCGACGAGGCCGAGGTCGACCGGATGCGCGAGCAGGCCGGCCAGATCGAACCCCTGCTGACCCAGGCCCTGGTGACCGCCTTCCACCGCTCGCTCGCCGAGCAGCTGGCGGCGGGGGGCCAGCCGGAGGGCGGTTGA